The Streptomyces sp. NBC_00224 genome has a window encoding:
- the trpM gene encoding tryptophan biosynthesis modulator TrpM: protein MPIAARLAPGCRPRGCRAPARRVHGRRVRYVIGDEPGQVNGMRWRGALSAA from the coding sequence ATGCCCATTGCCGCCCGTCTCGCCCCCGGCTGCCGCCCGCGCGGCTGCCGCGCTCCGGCGCGCCGGGTGCACGGGCGGCGGGTGCGATACGTGATCGGCGACGAGCCGGGCCAGGTCAACGGGATGCGATGGCGCGGTGCCCTGAGCGCCGCTTGA
- the trpB gene encoding tryptophan synthase subunit beta codes for MSHEFFIPDPEGHVPSPEGYFGAFGGKFIPEALVAAVDEVAVEYEKAKADPAFAAELNDLMVNYTGRPSALTEVPRFAEHAGGARVFLKREDLNHTGSHKINNVLGQALLTKRMGKTRVIAETGAGQHGVATATACALFGLECTIYMGEVDTQRQALNVARMRMLGAEVIPVKSGSRTLKDAINEAFRDWVANVDRTHYLFGTVAGPHPFPAMVRDFHRVIGVEARRQILERAGRLPDAAVACVGGGSNAIGLFHAFIPDADVRLIGCEPGGHGIETGEHAATLTAGEPGILHGSRSYVLQDDEGQITEPYSISAGLDYPGIGPEHSYLKDTGRAEYRAVTDDAAMQALRLLSRTEGIIPAIESAHALAGALEVGRELGKDGLLLVNLSGRGDKDMDTAARYFGLYDNGAEGDAK; via the coding sequence ATGTCCCACGAGTTCTTCATCCCCGACCCCGAGGGTCACGTACCCAGCCCCGAGGGCTACTTCGGCGCGTTCGGCGGCAAGTTCATCCCCGAGGCGCTGGTCGCCGCCGTGGACGAGGTCGCCGTCGAGTACGAGAAGGCCAAGGCCGACCCCGCCTTCGCCGCCGAGCTCAACGACCTCATGGTCAACTACACCGGCCGCCCGAGCGCCCTCACCGAGGTGCCCCGGTTCGCCGAGCACGCGGGCGGCGCCCGGGTCTTCCTCAAGCGCGAGGACCTGAACCACACCGGCTCGCACAAGATCAACAACGTGCTCGGCCAGGCGCTGCTCACCAAGCGCATGGGCAAGACCCGCGTCATCGCCGAGACCGGCGCGGGCCAGCACGGCGTCGCCACCGCGACCGCCTGCGCCCTCTTCGGGCTTGAGTGCACCATCTACATGGGCGAGGTCGACACCCAGCGCCAGGCGCTGAACGTCGCCCGGATGCGGATGCTCGGCGCCGAGGTCATCCCCGTGAAGTCCGGCAGCCGCACCCTGAAGGACGCCATCAACGAGGCGTTCCGCGACTGGGTCGCCAACGTGGACCGCACGCACTACCTGTTCGGCACGGTCGCGGGCCCGCACCCGTTCCCGGCCATGGTCCGCGACTTCCACCGGGTCATCGGTGTCGAGGCCCGCCGTCAGATCCTGGAGCGCGCCGGACGGCTCCCGGACGCGGCCGTGGCCTGCGTCGGCGGCGGCTCCAACGCCATCGGGCTGTTCCACGCCTTCATCCCGGACGCGGACGTCCGTCTGATCGGCTGCGAGCCCGGCGGGCACGGCATCGAGACCGGCGAGCACGCGGCGACCCTGACGGCGGGCGAGCCGGGCATCCTGCACGGCTCGCGCTCGTACGTGCTCCAGGACGACGAGGGCCAGATCACCGAGCCCTACTCGATCTCGGCCGGTCTGGACTACCCGGGCATCGGGCCCGAGCACTCCTACCTCAAGGACACCGGCCGCGCCGAGTACCGCGCGGTCACCGACGACGCGGCCATGCAGGCCCTGCGGCTGCTCTCGCGCACCGAGGGCATCATCCCGGCGATCGAGTCCGCGCACGCGCTCGCGGGCGCCCTCGAAGTCGGCCGCGAGCTCGGCAAGGACGGGCTGCTCCTGGTCAACCTCTCCGGGCGCGGCGACAAGGACATGGACACGGCGGCCCGCTACTTCGGG